The genomic segment CCAGGCGACCGACGCCATTGGCCTCTTGGCAAATCTCTGTGCCTCTGTGCCTCTGTGGTCAATCTACAAGGCTTTTCCACAGCCCAGCCGGTGCCGGGCATGACCGGAACGTCAACTACTCGATGTGTGCATCCCTTAGCCCCATTCGGGGGGCGGCTTAGCACTACCGATATCAAGTGTGGTTTTTGCTGCTTGGTTTTGGTGCAACGGGAGCGACCGCGACTCGCTGCCGTGAGCGACCTTTAGACTCCACTAAACGTACTTCACGTCGATGATCTCGTAGCCCTTGGAGCCGCCCGGCGTCGTTACCTCGATGGATTCGCCTTGGTCCTTGCCGATCAGGGCGCGGGCCAGCGGCGAGGTGATGGAGAGGCGGCCGGCCTTGATGTCGGCCTCGTCGGCGCCGACGATCTGGTAGGTCACTTCTTGATCCGTGTCCTCGTCGGCGATGCGCACGGTGGCGCCGAATTTGACGCCGTTGCCGGAAAGCTTGCTGACGTCGATGACCTCGGCCCGGCGCATCTTGTCCTCGATCCCCATGACCCGCGTCTCGACGAAGCTCTGGCGCTCCTTGGCGGCGTGAAACTCGGCGTTCTCGGAGATGTCGCCGTGCTCGCGCGCCACCTCGAGGGCCTTGATGATGGCCGGCCGCTCGACGGTCTTGAGGCGGCGCAATTCTTCCTGGAGGCTGTTGAATCCTCCCGAAGTCATGGGGACCTTTTCCATTGAAAGCACTTCCGCATTAGGCCCGGGAAAAACCGGCATATGGGCCGGTCCCCCCGCGGCGACCATCAAATCGAAAGCACAGGATAGGACTGCAATGGGGCGACTTCAAGGCCGCCCGATTGCAACGTGGC from the Alphaproteobacteria bacterium genome contains:
- the greA gene encoding transcription elongation factor GreA; translation: MEKVPMTSGGFNSLQEELRRLKTVERPAIIKALEVAREHGDISENAEFHAAKERQSFVETRVMGIEDKMRRAEVIDVSKLSGNGVKFGATVRIADEDTDQEVTYQIVGADEADIKAGRLSITSPLARALIGKDQGESIEVTTPGGSKGYEIIDVKYV